The DNA sequence CCTGCTTCGTGATCAACTTCCTCATGGCTGGCATAGCGCGCAGCGTAGGGGTGATGTACGTAGCTCTTATTAGTGGCTACGGAGTCGGCAGAGAAGAAGCTGCTAAGCCTTTCAGCACACGCATTAGTGTCAGATGTATTGTTggtaatagttaatttttttatttcgttttttgagTAGCATTATTTGCTAAGTGTGTGCTGGCCTCCATCCAAAAGAATAACGGTGCTTTGGGTCGTGGGTATATCATATTACATCACATTTCAGAGTCCTCAGTACCTACCACGACTTGTGGTTTAATCGCTTGAAATGGGGATCCGACAGCAGGTTAGTTTTTTATTCAGACCAGAAACCGAACAATCCCCGGTCAAGCACGTCCAGAGGTATTTGCTTACTACTAGGACTTTGTGACCCCGACATATTTAAcctgccccagtcaccattagcgtGGGTCGCTGATAGAAAAAATCATTGGGCATCGGATTTAGGCTCAGACAGCTCCTAATTCAGGGTCTATCTTTGTCTAATAATGATCAAAATGTTACGCTTGTTGAATTCGAGGTGTCGGAAAGCACAATGATTGATCCCGAGCAGTTATCATGAATGCCGGGTGCTTGGAAATTTTTAACGCTTTTGAGAactatttttaagttttggaGGTTGTGAGAAAGGGTACTGTAATCGAAAGGTCGAGCCCAAAAGTTGGACCCATGGTCCCGTGAAGATCTCTTTTTATCCCACCGTTTCTCATGCCCAAGTGTTTTGCTACATGACGTACAAATATAAATTGTTAATGATGACATGATGACATGATAAACATTTGCATCAAACATTTGTGCATATGCCAATTGAGAAGTAAAAGTCaataacaaacataaaaaaataaatgtattaaaatcaAAGTAATTATGTAACGACACCGCGTCATAGCCACATTCTCTACTTGGGGGATGAGGGAGGACACTGAATACACGGCCGTTTTACGTACAGGGTTATCCTAAATAATTCATTGCGTTTCAAAGGACTGAATTTACAAGTATGAGACATGACATGACAAGTGTTCGTGAAAATATGCATGCGCTCCCTTTCTGGTGCAAATAAAGTCAAGCTTGAAGATTAATGTGTTCACTAAATGTGCGCTGACAAGATGATCAAAATACattcaactctcgataactcgaagtcccaagggaccggctataATGTTCaagttattggtagtttgagttatgggaagtttccacgaCAGTCTTAAGAGCTTGGGGCCCGATGAAAACTTCGGAATAAAGGAATGTTCGgattataagcttcgagttatcgagattcgactgtaatACTCtggtttgaattttttacatatgTAACTTGATCGAGATCTCTTGAGTACAACTGCTTCTTGCAGCgtacgataaagtaaaaacattgTGGATAAGTTTGAACACAGAATCTTAACTTCCGCTGTTATACGCTAAAATATTCCTTACCTGAAGTGGAAGCAACATCGATCTGAAACATTTTTACCTttcaccatgtttttttttcaaacaatttttcaactATTGTGTTCAActgaattttgaaacttttgctTTCGTTTTACTTTCAGGACCTATTGTTGGACTTCTAGGACAACGGTATGGCATTCGGAATGTCACTGCAACCGGAAGTATCGTTGCTGCACTTGGAAGCATTCTGTGTTTCTTCGCTCCAAATGTCTTTTGGATTACAATGTTTTGGGGTGTACTTCATGGTACTAAACCGTTAACCAGTTACAtagttgaatcgattatttcagaaaggacaTGTGCCCAATGGATTTCCGTTGGACTtgcgccctttctgaaataatcgattcagtttTGCTGTAAATTTATCTGAATTTACTatcttaaaaatacatgaaatttttttaccgTTCTTTGTAACTGTAAACTGCGAAAGAATCGGACAAAAATAGAGAATAGGGTATAAAatgggtgaaaatattttagttaaccGTATTTTCGAGCCATTCACATTACACTTCGTCGGCAAATTCTTAGTATTCATTATCAGCAGTAGGATGGCCATTTATATCCCATCGATGCACCTTGCACTTTTTCTCTAAATACTTTTGTGACTTAAGATGGCTTAAATGCTGTAAATCCGAGAGTTAAGCGGCCTTTTTTTTCACAGCTATGTAAAAAATTAGGCAatgcacataaaataaaataaatcataactTATGTAAAAGatgcagtcgaaaactttgtacaatgaaatgagtaaaaatatgataacgtgaaaatatgtacaaataaaaataattaaaaagagttaaaaactcggCAAACAGTTGTTTCGAGGTTATAAAAAcaaaccccttcatcagtgcataaaagaacgaTGTTAGACAAAGTCCGACGACAGACAAAAGACGGACTTGTCCGTTATCGGACTTAGTGTTCAATCGttattttatgcactgatgaatggatttattttttctaactcgaaacagctgtttgcagagttttaaaactttttaaaattattttatttgtacaagtatacacgttgtcatatttttactcaaatCACAACTTGCTATTTTATGATTAGTACACAACATGCGTAAGACACAAGCTAAAtacaaaaatgtaattaaaacttcTAAGAATATTCTTTCTAAACCCTCGAGTTGCGTTGTATCACTCGTTTGTTCAGGGCATGACGCCGTACTTACGCAAGAGCTTTACCCTACCTGGCATACAAACAGAATCACTCAATAAATACCTGAAGTATTTTGTactaagtaaaaacaaaataaaacttaataattttcatttagtgAACGTGATAATGCTTGAACATTCATTAATATCTGATGATCCGCCGTGGGATCCTcttctcattgaaaaataaattcttcatcTTCTTTTAttacctttttatatttttggaatCTTTTCCCAAATTTGATTAATTCGCATTCCTATTATCAAAAGCGGTTAATAGTACTGctgttttctttattatttctCGGAATGAAGTATTTTATTTAGGTTCTTAGCAGGTGGGGACAGTTCTCTGCTGCTAATTTCTAGTTCTTCTTGTAGCAAATTGATTTCGAGTGGGCTgacaaatatttaatgattttggGTGCTCTTGTATTCTATTTTCTGTACTAGATTATAATTATCTGCCAATGTCTGAAAAATTGATCTTGAAGATCATTGttgttcagaaaaagaaaaaaaaaatcatagcaatAATCACACTCAGAAAACCTACTCCAGTAATATAAAAGTCAGCAATATAAAAATCTAACACTTAAGACTTCATTAgataaagttcaattttattaatGGCGGATTCTCGTATAGAGAAACTGCGGCGTGCATACCAGAATGGGGTGCGACGTATCTGTATCCCATTATGAATTATACTATACCGAAGGTGCACAACATGGTTGCCTGCCCTTGTAAATGTCAATAGTTTGTTGTCACACTTAGTTTTGACTTCAAAATAATATATGTTTACGAAATATTGAGGAGTCAAACTATTTTAGTATAAGGTAAAAGTTTCGCGAGAGAAATTATGCACTTATTAAGATAACGATTCTTCAGCTAAAAGTAATTATCGAATTAAAACTCACTCTATACACGGGCTAAGGAAATCTCATTTTGCATCTATACTGTCCGCTCGAATACTTTCCATTAGTAGTCACAAGAAATATAACGGGTGTGGGATCTACCCTGGCGTGAgatgtcgatttttttttattaaaaaaaaatggtagacaTACGTACGGCGATTCTCCCTGTCTTATCTTACCTTCTATACTAAACAGTATTTGTTTCGAACTGACATAAAtgacagttggaaaaaaaaaaagctaaaggaAAATTTACATGTTCCAAAAAAGGAACATtgataaatctgtacctcagatccAGACAATTTCAGTCCCAAAATTTGCCACTTTATGTTAATTAATGCACTGTATGCAGAATCTTATTCCGCATCGAGAATTTGAACGTAACTATAAAAAAACATAATCCTTTGTaataatttaccagtgttaaaagagagcaagtcccatcctttgtatgcaccaggcAAGCATTTTCCTGCTTTCCTGTAAAGAAACGATTATGTTACTTACGTTGTCTGTTTTTGAGGTACCGAAATGGAAGagtgaaagaagaaaaatagaGGTGAagttagcaaagaaaaaaaccttttttcattgTATGTCATTAAGAAACCGAATTTTACTAGTTATGCAATTATTCATAGTaagaaatgttaaataaaatttttcttttcagggATAGGATTTGGCTTAGGAAATGTGCTTCATATGTTAGCTATTGGTCCATACTTTGACAAACACAAGGCATCAGCATTAGGATTTGGCTTTGCTGGTGAAAGTTTTGGCGCTTTCATATTTCCTGTTGTGATAGAACTACTGCTTTCAGAATATGATGTTAAAGGAATGTTTCTAATAATTGGTGGTTTAATGCTTAATGTCTTTCCAATGGCTCTGCTTCTCAAGAAACCTCCATGGCTAAAGCATCAAAACAGTTTGAAGACTTTACGAGCTAATAAATGCTTGCAACATGAATGTGTTGAACATCAAAGAGCAGGTCAAGTCAATAGAGCGTTTGAAGATTCAGAAAAGGATATAACTGAAAAAGCgaaatgtaattgtaatttgaaacaaaaaaactgTATTTTCAGCGAATCTCATAATAGTTTGAAAATTTCCGATGAAATTATTGCAGCTCCCCGTAGTGTTAAAAATATCATTTGCTCTGTGAATGGGGAAAATACAGGGGATGGCGTTGTTCTACTGAAAGAAGCGAGCAGTACCAATCAAAACATTCTCTTTGATGATTCTGTGGAAGTTGTCGCGGCTACGCATTCAAAGTTGAAGTTAGACAAATATGTTTCCGCTGTAGATATCGAGGACACCGAGCAAACATTAGAAGGTaatatacttaattttaaaaacgaaaaaagttcTTCTACATTACATCCTACTCATGACGTTGAAGACAAAATACGAAGTGCCAGTTTTGTTAGCCTCGATGGATGTTCTGTACTAATTAACAGCGAATCCAAAGATGTAGATGTTCAAAACGGTTTAAGTAATACTTTTGCAAATGGGCACGATATTACCAGCAATGACAACACAATAAGTCAACTTGTTGCAGACAAAACTAAAGCAAACGATTCCCATAGCGACGCAACTCTACCAACCAATAAAAGTTCAGGATTGGGAAAAGTATTCTTCTGTCCTTTTTGCGAATAAATATTAAACCTTTATTCAACCTCATTAGCTTAAATTTAGCTGCTGTTTGCTATCTTTTTGTTGGTTTGTTAACAGTAAACATTGAttacgcaagtgatcatggaatTTCAATTAACGATAGTAAATTCTTCGTCATTGGGTATTCAATAGCTGATTTGCTTGGAAGATTGTCCTTTGGCCAAATCCTTGATAGGAAGATTCTTGCTCCAAAAACTTATGCTTTGGTGACGTGGGTCCTGTCTGGAATTGTGGTCGCAGCTATTCCGATAAGCAGGAACTATTACTACATAATGGTTTGTATGTGCACTTGCGGTTTCATTGTAGGAGCAGCACCAATGATCTTTCCTATACTCATAACAACTTACATGGAAAAAGACGAAGAAACCGTAGCATTTGGATGTTTGAACTTCATGGAAGGAATCATTATGTTACTTATGGCCCCGATGATaggtgagaaaattttaaatattttttactatcacTAATATGTAATGCTCTTGGATAAACTGtttacttttttcaaactttcatttaaaaggtttctcaattttaagattttaataaattcaggactcggatttttttttcaagaaaaagaaaactttttacaaaGAAAGTTATGGAAGTCATTTCTTCTAGTTTCATCAAGCCATTATTtcataatcaataaataaatacctttgttccGAGGAGTAACAGGGAATATTCAACGTACTATTtatgctaaacaacgttggatatttcgtgtcattatttcataactagcggtacccgcacggctttgcccgtagtagaatatttAAAGTTCATTCGGTTCtattgtatatttacaaataatggatgaataATTTCTCACCAATAAGGCTATGTTAATTtcctcgtccatgttatgataatttactcgtccatgttatggtaattcgcacggtaaaattggcttaaaaattggaatagaaaaagaacaaagtcgaataTTCGAACAATCGCTTTGAGGTGTTCCCCtgtatgctacgaactaattttgtgccaatttcatgaaaataggtcGAACGGTAAAGGCGCTATGAGCGTAACAGATATCCAGAAATctagactttcagttttattattagtaaagactctTTTCTATCACTACGAAAGCAGTTTTGTCCTCTTCAAATCTATCAAGTATGTGCACCATTTGTTTACCTGATCATATCATCAGTAATTGCTTGATACGATgattcatgaagttttaatttttgttatagaATGATGAGAGTGCGTGAACTGAAAACAATTCATTACTCCCTCGAATTACTGAAATACCCTACATAGTTTCATACCTCCTATGATTTTACAATGTTCTCGAGGTAgaataaattcgttttattttttattttattttttttaataccgaCAACagcttatttttatcttttaacatTATAAACCAAGACGAGAGACAATTAGGTTTTACAAACACTTTGACTTCGAAATTAGTAGAATGAAGTAACGACGACATAACAATTGAACACAgggaaacagaaaaaatatatttttttgtagtgTAGAATTTTCTAATTCCAGAATTGTTCATTTCTAGGGGCATTATATTTTAGCTTTACGGATGcgatattttatgaaaattactCTGAAACCACATAACCATATGAACATCTCAAAGAacagtgaaaaaacaaaaaaatcagtgATTTCAGATTCCAGAATTAGTTTTCCTTCGCTAACTATTTTCCTCGACACAACTATTTCCAAGAAAGCGGTTAACCAGGAGTTCTGTTGGATTTCCCCTTCTTCTACCCGCCCCTTCATTCACTTACTGTGTTTACCCTTTTCCCCTTTGACTTCACTTTCATTCACTTACTGTATTTATCCTTCTCCATTTCCCCAtttcgcatgaaaaaaaaatctctagtcGCACATGTCTAGCTTCAACCTGAATTCACAAATTTCTAAAATCGGAAGTTCAGTAGCTAGTTTTTGCACCATGTATGATCGCACTCTTTTTTCGCACCCCCCTTTCTTTCCCCGATCGTTGCTGGGTGCTATCATTTATTATTACACCCACTACTGACCTCTCAAAGGTGAAAAGAGGGCGAGGTCGCTTTTCAAATGTGTATAGCCGACGAtatttgaatttagaaaaatacaagttttgcaACAGAATCTGCtgggaaataaaaacaaaaaaacaaatcgAGATATACAGTTTTTCCGTTTTTACAGATagacaggtttgactgtataagaTAAAAGCACcattgcttattttacattcaaaattgtttttgccCTTTCTTTTTGCCAACTAGTATATACCTGAGGACAcactttttttattgaatatttatatatttttatttaatttttagcaaGCGTACAATTCTTTCGTTTGAATTCTTAATTTCATCTGTTTTTACTAGTATGTCAATGGGCGATCATTCGAACGATAATGGAAAACAATTGCGAAAATGAGTTACAACTAAGTCGCATTCAATTGAACGTTTAATGGGCATCTTGGTTCATTTTCATTAGTAAATGTGTAgattaaataaatactttgaaGTGCCTTTTTTGGAAAGTTAtccgtttttttttatcatgcatTACGTAGGAACCACATTTTTATTCTATCAAATTTTTTTCAGAGACGGCAATTTTATtctgatattattattttgtggGGGTTTTGCTTTTtgctctttatagtaaataacaGCAAGTTTTCAAACGAAGTCAGGAAAGAAGTCTTGGCGGGCCTGCATCTGGGAGACCCCATAGCATCAACAGCCTTCAAATGTTGTACACAATTACTTCGAGTGCTTGTGGTTTGCACTTggagttttgtttttcaaaattcgaattagctttttaataattaatttttaagctcaGATTTcgtgtaaattgcctattattgcctattaaagaggTGAAAAACTACTtgcatatattattattatatatcgttggaaagagttgAATTTTTCGCgtcctacgcaatttgtttcaatattcCAACTTAAATACGACGGGAGTTATTtccgtttttagctcgaactttttcaggcttagctaaaatttaggcactactttcttcattaaatctatcagtaaaaatcGAAGGAATtttcctacagttttctttttgacaccgctGGAAAGAGCGGctctttttactccagatctaactcgacctatcgaaaaactaagtttctattttaataggaaaaaaattacaatctgttaaaaatcaagttcgaaaaatctcatctctattacaattattgatgttttatttgccGCTGCCATAGCGTTGCGTCTCTTCAATTCGCTTGTTTCTTTCTTATACACAAACTTTAgtggtttcgattttaacggaaaatcttaggctcaactcaattcaagccccgagctaaagagcaaaatatattacttgagaccacgaatatgaaagcgacatTTAAAACGCACAAAACTGTAGTTTTGCAATGATCAGGAGCCCCATAGCCCCTACCGCTCTGCAAGTTGgtgcaagttattttgaaacccggggaaggggtgctttttggtCCAAAGGGGGCTCATGtgcgtttttaatttgtttctttctaattgaggatttaaatctttgcgaatgaaataagattgcgaagcaatcttcgggggtttaTGAGCGTAAGCGAGCAGAGGGCAGAGCCCCCAAGGGTACTGAAAAAAGTAATTAGCAGTTAATATAGACCAGTTTTCCCACAATGTTAAGactttacaaaatataatttggCGTATAGttaattttttccgaaatttttcgaTTTATCGTAATTTTTACTGTCCAAAATGTCATTAattacgtttatttttttttttcagggcacTTCAGAGACAATATAGGCTCATATGATGGTGTGTTTTACATTTCTGGTGTTTTCGAAATAATTGCTGGAGCTCTATGGTTATTCGAACCTCTTTTACTCAAGTTTGAAGGAAAAATGTTTCCGAAAAAAGAGTTACAATCTTTATCAACAAATTTGTGACGTGACTCATTACTAGAAAATGTCGAGAGGAATTGAAGTTGACTTTGAAGGCTCAAATACCTTCGATGCAAGTTGTATTGTTGACGCTGATATTTCCCCCCAAGTTTTGAATGTTTTTCGCCGATGTGACAATTTACTCATTAATATCATTATTTGAAGCGTTTAGCATTAAAACAAGCTCAATTCTcacttaaaaaaatttgcatttgtagTGTTAATAATAACATTACAAATCACGGAATATTCAATGAAAACATATATCTAACAGCAGTTTTAGACCTGAATGAGGTGGTTAcactttaaatcgatttgtagCTTGAATGGTTTTTCCAAAACGTCtcatacttcatttaaaaaaaaaaaaaaaaaaaaaaaaaaacagctttgaaaattaattgtttgaGCTGGTTTTCATACTCTACGTTTGATTTGTACATTTTGTATTATTTCGATTTTCAAAATGCTTATAACCAAAGGTtttgatttatttacttttaataaaaaatgttaaagtaCAAGTTATTACAGTTTAAGCATCACTTATTTGGAAAAACTATATTACTGGATAAGGAAACTGATTTTCAAGTTTAATCTGAACTTTTGATACTACTTATTTTAGGttgcaaattatgttttaaaaaatgaaacgtgATAAAACATGTGCAAACTTAAAAAATGTCTCCAAAATCCTGGAATTTTTCAGTCATAGTTCGAATAAATGAGCCTTAAAAGAGATCTTTTATAAAACTGTGATTTTTCGGAAGAGTAGGGGAAATCTAGGACAAGTTAAAAGGGTAAGGTGCAGTAAACTGAAATAGTCAAGATAACTTacgttttttcaaatttgacaaataggaaatttgttttgaaaattacagaacataaagtaaaatcaatgtataaaataaaagaagtttcattgaaatattatttttcatttttagccttaactttcaaaaaaaaaaaaaaaagaaaaagctgaattagattttttttaaaactttgctcgATACTTTatcaaataaatcaataaaaaaaaatgtgcatgagAAACAACATTTGAATAAAATAGTGATTGGATAAGAAAGTAAGTGAACGAATGAATAAACGAGTGAATGATTACTGTCGTGTTCAGGTAAAGGGCGCTAAATgcaaatttctcatttttcatttttttgcatttttatcatctattgtagTGAGCTTTTATGTACAAGctagcttatttggtttccgctgaaaaaaaggcgtgaaaaaaaaaaaaaaaaaaaaaaaccgtctagTTCTAACATTTCCCTAAGGTTAATATTGAATtcgacacacatttcttcaaatatctcgaaaactcatttctacagatactgccgtttacctgcacacggcagaataatataaggaatgtaaatgaattccTAAAGGAATGAATACATgagtaatttaataaatgaaaggaAGATATTATTTCTCTTTTTCGCGCGTGAAATTGACAaattgcatttaattttgaaGATCAAAAGATgcctaatattttaactaaacaaaTATTTCACTGGGCATTGGACAACGTTAGATATCCAGTAACATTTAAAACGTGAATctaaaatctttattaatttaTCATAATatattagatttgaaaaaaaaaagataaataaataaaatatgtgcatcaaattttaaaaatgacttgcATTAGCGTATTTCTTGATGTTAAGGGCTAGTTGCGTTTTGCTTGGAATATATTACGCGCTTAATAACATAGTTGAAATATTGCTAAATAATTGGCATTTGCATTGAATAACTACTCTTTAAAACCCCGACACATGATATTGCAATTTTGTTCATATGTGTGCTTTTGATGAAGTTTTTCTTGTGTCATCTTAACTGGTGAAATGGGATATCTTACACCTGAAAAATGATACTCTTACATCCAAACGTTTTGTAAGATCTACATATATGAatcagcgagaagcaaagggatgtaagtggcaaaattaaaaatttggagacaaccagtacaaatggtaggtgaaccactcctccgtcttggggcaagagataatactagtagcctagtaggtg is a window from the Uloborus diversus isolate 005 chromosome 6, Udiv.v.3.1, whole genome shotgun sequence genome containing:
- the LOC129224825 gene encoding monocarboxylate transporter 9-like — protein: MVTFSSSGPDQAIGWLVAFACFVINFLMAGIARSVGVMYVALISGYGVGREEAAKPFSTRISVRCIVGPIVGLLGQRYGIRNVTATGSIVAALGSILCFFAPNVFWITMFWGVLHGIGFGLGNVLHMLAIGPYFDKHKASALGFGFAGESFGAFIFPVVIELLLSEYDVKGMFLIIGGLMLNVFPMALLLKKPPWLKHQNSLKTLRANKCLQHECVEHQRAGQVNRAFEDSEKDITEKAKCNCNLKQKNCIFSESHNSLKISDEIIAAPRSVKNIICSVNGENTGDGVVLLKEASSTNQNILFDDSVEVVAATHSKLKLDKYVSAVDIEDTEQTLEGNILNFKNEKSSSTLHPTHDVEDKIRSASFVSLDGCSVLINSESKDVDVQNGLSNTFANGIGKSILLSFLRINIKPLFNLISLNLAAVCYLFVGLLTVNIDYASDHGISINDSKFFVIGYSIADLLGRLSFGQILDRKILAPKTYALVTWVLSGIVVAAIPISRNYYYIMVCMCTCGFIVGAAPMIFPILITTYMEKDEETVAFGCLNFMEGIIMLLMAPMIGHFRDNIGSYDGVFYISGVFEIIAGALWLFEPLLLKFEGKMFPKKELQSLSTNL